The Daucus carota subsp. sativus chromosome 2, DH1 v3.0, whole genome shotgun sequence genome includes a window with the following:
- the LOC108209530 gene encoding receptor-like protein 4 isoform X2, translating into MMILMIGFSFSFLLLSISLPYSLSSSPTYDKAFHIDCGGSTQSTDKFNTTWLADEFFSAGATGLVSEPLRFQNLHEKTVRFFPISSGKKNCYTVPNLPIGSRFYIRTFTVYDNYDGKSHSPSFEVSVEGTLVFSWHSPWPEDISRSGAYSDLIAFISDGEADICFYSIATDPPVIASLELVQIDAAAYDAASIGNSSILVNYGRLTSGSGQWGPGFSNDTDLFFRSWQSDADFRSENSVGIKSVSAVKKVINTDRSPNFFPEKLYSTAVVAKGKGGLEYELQVDAKMDYLLWFHFAEIDVSVNRAGKRVFDIVVNEINVTRIDIYKEVGGFAAYDWHYVVKNLSDTILSVKFVPVVGSPLICGVENYAIVPADLKTIPDQVIAMRSLKESLKVPDRMGWNGDPCAPTSWDAWEGVTCHTNKGESALVVSQIDLGSQGLKGYISEEISLLSNLVSLNLSSNTLGGTLPLGLGQKSLVKLDLSSNKFSGSIPESLTSSKLQLVLLNDNSLEGQVPEEIYSIGVHGGAIDLSGNKGLCGVPSLPDCPLFWKNGGLSKNGKIAIGISCLIFVCLLSLLIYICCIRRGRNDYDFGLPHELTYKRIETDLYLKCPDS; encoded by the exons atgatgatattgatgattggCTTCTCTTTCTCCTTCCTCctcctctccatctctctccctTACTCTCTCTCCTCTTCCCCTACTTatg ATAAGGCGTTTCACATTGACTGCGGTGGCTCAACTCAAAGCACCGACAAATTCAACACTACGTGGCTCGCCGACGAGTTTTTCTCCGCAGGAGCTACCGGTTTAGTCTCCGAACCGCTCCGATTCCAGAATCTTCACGAAAAAACGGTTCGATTCTTTCCGATTAGTTCCGGTAAGAAGAATTGCTATACTGTACCTAATTTACCGATCGGTTCTCGTTTCTATATACGTACATTCACTGTTTATGATAATTACGACGGCAAGTCACATTCGCCGTCTTTCGAAGTTTCGGTTGAAGGTACTTTGGTGTTTAGCTGGCATTCCCCGTGGCCGGAAGACATAAGTCGTTCCGGTGCTTACTCCGATCTTATTGCATTTATATCTGATGGCGAAGCggatatttgtttttatagtaTTGCTACTGATCCACCTGTGATTGCGTCGCTTGAGCTTGTTCAGATCGATGCAGCAGCATATGATGCTGCTTCTATAGGGAATAGCTCGATTTTAGTGAATTATGGGAGGTTGACCTCTGGTTCGGGTCAATGGGGACCGGGATTTAGTAACGACACTGATTTGTTTTTTAGGTCGTGGCAGTCTGATGCTGACTTCAGGTCAGAGAATTCTGTTGGTATTAAGTCGGTTTCGGCTGTTAAGAAAGTAATTAATACAGATAGGAGTCCGAATTTTTTTCCAGAGAAACTGTATTCGACTGCTGTGGTGGCCAAGGGAAAGGGGGGATTGGAGTATGAATTGCAGGTGGATGCGAAGATGGATTATTTGTTATGGTTTCATTTTGCTGAGATTGATGTGAGTGTGAATAGAGCTGGGAAGAGGGTGTTTGATATAGTAGTGAATGAAATCAATGTTACGAGGATTGATATTTACAAAGAAGTAGGTGGTTTTGCAGCTTATGATTGGCATTATGTTGTCAAGAATTTGAGTGATACTATATTGAGTGTGAAGTTTGTTCCTGTTGTTGGTTCACCTTTAATTTGTGGGGTGGAGAATTATGCTATTGTTCCGGCTGATCTCAAGACCATTCCTGATCAAG TTATTGCAATGAGGTCACTAAAGGAGTCACTCAAGGTTCCAGACCGGATGGGTTGGAATGGTGACCCTTGTGCTCCAACTTCTTGGGATGCTTGGGAAGGTGTTACTTGCCATACCAATAAAGGGGAATCTGCACTTGTGGTCTCTCAAAT aGATCTTGGGAGTCAGGGATTGAAGGGGTACATTTCTGAGGAAATCAGTTTGTTATCAAATTTGGTAAGCTT GAACCTAAGTTCTAATACTCTGGGAGGTACTTTACCCTTGGGGTTGGGCCAGAAATCTCTTGTAAAGCT GGATCTGTCGAGCAATAAATTTTCTGGATCAATACCTGAAAGTCTGACTTCTTCAAAACTGCAGCTTGT GCTGCTGAATGATAACTCATTGGAAGGGCAAGTCCCTGAGGAGATTTATTCAATCGGAGTCCATGGTGGAGCTATTGA CCTCTCTGGTAATAAAGGCTTGTGCGGTGTACCTTCTCTACCAGATTGCCCGCTCTTTTGGAAAAATGGTGGTTTATCTAAGAATGGTAAAATTGCAATAGGCATATCATGcctcatttttgtttgtttgctgtCGCTGCTGATATACATATGCTGCATTAGAAGAGGGCGTAATGATTATGATTTTGGGCTACCTCATGAATTAACGT ataaaaGAATTGAAACAGACTTATACTTAAAATGTCCGGATTCATAA
- the LOC108209530 gene encoding receptor-like protein 4 isoform X1 translates to MMILMIGFSFSFLLLSISLPYSLSSSPTYDKAFHIDCGGSTQSTDKFNTTWLADEFFSAGATGLVSEPLRFQNLHEKTVRFFPISSGKKNCYTVPNLPIGSRFYIRTFTVYDNYDGKSHSPSFEVSVEGTLVFSWHSPWPEDISRSGAYSDLIAFISDGEADICFYSIATDPPVIASLELVQIDAAAYDAASIGNSSILVNYGRLTSGSGQWGPGFSNDTDLFFRSWQSDADFRSENSVGIKSVSAVKKVINTDRSPNFFPEKLYSTAVVAKGKGGLEYELQVDAKMDYLLWFHFAEIDVSVNRAGKRVFDIVVNEINVTRIDIYKEVGGFAAYDWHYVVKNLSDTILSVKFVPVVGSPLICGVENYAIVPADLKTIPDQVIAMRSLKESLKVPDRMGWNGDPCAPTSWDAWEGVTCHTNKGESALVVSQIDLGSQGLKGYISEEISLLSNLVSLNLSSNTLGGTLPLGLGQKSLVKLDLSSNKFSGSIPESLTSSKLQLVLLNDNSLEGQVPEEIYSIGVHGGAIDLSGNKGLCGVPSLPDCPLFWKNGGLSKNGKIAIGISCLIFVCLLSLLIYICCIRRGRNDYDFGLPHELTSLAAKRNRYHRQKSLMTLEMESQHAKGFIPSYSSN, encoded by the exons atgatgatattgatgattggCTTCTCTTTCTCCTTCCTCctcctctccatctctctccctTACTCTCTCTCCTCTTCCCCTACTTatg ATAAGGCGTTTCACATTGACTGCGGTGGCTCAACTCAAAGCACCGACAAATTCAACACTACGTGGCTCGCCGACGAGTTTTTCTCCGCAGGAGCTACCGGTTTAGTCTCCGAACCGCTCCGATTCCAGAATCTTCACGAAAAAACGGTTCGATTCTTTCCGATTAGTTCCGGTAAGAAGAATTGCTATACTGTACCTAATTTACCGATCGGTTCTCGTTTCTATATACGTACATTCACTGTTTATGATAATTACGACGGCAAGTCACATTCGCCGTCTTTCGAAGTTTCGGTTGAAGGTACTTTGGTGTTTAGCTGGCATTCCCCGTGGCCGGAAGACATAAGTCGTTCCGGTGCTTACTCCGATCTTATTGCATTTATATCTGATGGCGAAGCggatatttgtttttatagtaTTGCTACTGATCCACCTGTGATTGCGTCGCTTGAGCTTGTTCAGATCGATGCAGCAGCATATGATGCTGCTTCTATAGGGAATAGCTCGATTTTAGTGAATTATGGGAGGTTGACCTCTGGTTCGGGTCAATGGGGACCGGGATTTAGTAACGACACTGATTTGTTTTTTAGGTCGTGGCAGTCTGATGCTGACTTCAGGTCAGAGAATTCTGTTGGTATTAAGTCGGTTTCGGCTGTTAAGAAAGTAATTAATACAGATAGGAGTCCGAATTTTTTTCCAGAGAAACTGTATTCGACTGCTGTGGTGGCCAAGGGAAAGGGGGGATTGGAGTATGAATTGCAGGTGGATGCGAAGATGGATTATTTGTTATGGTTTCATTTTGCTGAGATTGATGTGAGTGTGAATAGAGCTGGGAAGAGGGTGTTTGATATAGTAGTGAATGAAATCAATGTTACGAGGATTGATATTTACAAAGAAGTAGGTGGTTTTGCAGCTTATGATTGGCATTATGTTGTCAAGAATTTGAGTGATACTATATTGAGTGTGAAGTTTGTTCCTGTTGTTGGTTCACCTTTAATTTGTGGGGTGGAGAATTATGCTATTGTTCCGGCTGATCTCAAGACCATTCCTGATCAAG TTATTGCAATGAGGTCACTAAAGGAGTCACTCAAGGTTCCAGACCGGATGGGTTGGAATGGTGACCCTTGTGCTCCAACTTCTTGGGATGCTTGGGAAGGTGTTACTTGCCATACCAATAAAGGGGAATCTGCACTTGTGGTCTCTCAAAT aGATCTTGGGAGTCAGGGATTGAAGGGGTACATTTCTGAGGAAATCAGTTTGTTATCAAATTTGGTAAGCTT GAACCTAAGTTCTAATACTCTGGGAGGTACTTTACCCTTGGGGTTGGGCCAGAAATCTCTTGTAAAGCT GGATCTGTCGAGCAATAAATTTTCTGGATCAATACCTGAAAGTCTGACTTCTTCAAAACTGCAGCTTGT GCTGCTGAATGATAACTCATTGGAAGGGCAAGTCCCTGAGGAGATTTATTCAATCGGAGTCCATGGTGGAGCTATTGA CCTCTCTGGTAATAAAGGCTTGTGCGGTGTACCTTCTCTACCAGATTGCCCGCTCTTTTGGAAAAATGGTGGTTTATCTAAGAATGGTAAAATTGCAATAGGCATATCATGcctcatttttgtttgtttgctgtCGCTGCTGATATACATATGCTGCATTAGAAGAGGGCGTAATGATTATGATTTTGGGCTACCTCATGAATTAACGT CACTGGCGGCAAAGAGAAACAGATATCATAGACAAAAGTCCTTGATGACTCTTGAAATGGAAAGCCAACATGCTAAAGGATTTATACCAAGTTATAGTTCAAACTGA